The stretch of DNA CTGTAACTCTCTCAAGTTTCCAAACTCACCTGGAACCTCTCCAGTGAGATTGTTCATTGACAAGTCCAGAATTTGAAGCTTGCCCAGTTGAAAAAGAGACTTTGGAATGTTACCCACAAGCTGGTTATCCATGAGGACCAAGTCAGTGAGTTCACTCAGCTCCCCGAGTTGACTCGGTAACTGACCCGTCAGCTTGTTACTTGCAAGGTTGAGTATCTGGAGACTGAAGCAGTTCCCTAACTCAACGGGAATCGTCCCCGTCAACATATTTCCCTTAAGAACCAGCTGCTGCAACTCGGTGAGTTGACCTAGATGAGTTGGAATCGTTCCAGCGAGTGCGTTATAGGCGAGTCCAAGAAAGCTAAGCTTGACGAGGTTCCCAAGCGAAGGAGGAATAAAACCAGTGAGTAGGTTATCACCGAGTTTGAGGATTCGGAGAGTGAGCATGGAGCCGAACTCGGCGGGAACGTGACCGGTGAGTTGGttggagagaagaagaagggactCCAATGAAGTGAGGTTAGTGAGAGTGACAGGGATGGGACCCACAAGACTGTTAGAAGAGAGGTCaagatgaagaagagattgTAAACGAGAGAGTGACGGTGATATTGAGCCATTGAGTGAAGAGGAAGATAGGTTGATTCCCACGACGGTTTTATCATCATTGCATGTGATTCCATTCCATGAACAGTAGTTAGTGTTGTTGAATCTCCAATCCGCCAGAACCTTCAGTGGGTCTTGAAGAAACGATGACTTCACCTCCAAAAGAACTTTGAGAGTAGTTTCAGTCACGTTGTTGGCGCCATTAGAAAGGCCCAGGAAGAagaatagtagtagtagtatcATTAGTGAGAAGTTTACGtaaatgataatgatgatggtgatgggtGTTTAGTTTGTGAGAAGAAGAACGAAGTTGATAGTAATATTTGATAATGAAAAAGGTAAGGTGAAGTTAATGTTAGAAGGTTGGAAAGCGGTGGTGGTTGGTTTTACAGTTTCTTGGATTGTGTGGGAATTGGCAGAGAAATGAATGAAGATTGAAGGAAGTATGGTTTGTGTTATGTGGAAGAGTGCAGTATCGTCAATAAATGATGGAAAATAAGTAGGACTGGCAAAAATACCACCTTCTAGTTTCTAATTTTCTACTATTCTAGCCATGTCTGCTACTTGTGTATTGTGTTAATTAATTAGCTATATATACACCAAGGAGAAGGATAAGGAGAATCCAGTGAGAACGAAAGCCAATAGTAGTTCAATTTCCTTTGATAGGAATTGGTTTCAGTTTACAAAATCGTATgtgtatttgtaattttatatgGCTATAACAAACTCTAATGAATGTAGTGCCTCACAAATTAAAAGCATTGTAATATATTTCCACTCTACATACATAAATTGTTAAATTCCTTTCgtataatatttttgtcttatatttaaattgacattaaatattttttatttttctttactaaAAATATTGCTCTTCTAacccttttttgttttaatatttctaaTGTCGTAGAGTCAAATTGTATTTATTGGTTGGATCATCATCATCTACCAAAACTAACGTGTCCTGCGTTTGGTCTTTTTGATTGGTTGCATGTTCTGTGTGTTATAAAACCTTTAAAATACTGTGTCTTCAATCTTCATTAGTATTTTTCCACTGAAGGAATCAAAACTGTGTGCTActgttcttaattttttttcttaattaagcTATTTGACTTTGTATTACGTTATTTACCCAAATCTATTAGAGAGAGTAAGGATATGTAAATAATTCTCATCAACAATTAAATTAACAATTAtcgaaaagaaagagaaatataTATCCATATTTCCTGTACTCTATAGAGTTTTTTTTATAGGAATTATTGATGtaaatatgtaatatttttctttttaagaacatattgataagaataaaGTTGCACTGTATGAACTAAAGATTGTGGCCATTGTGTATTTTAGACATTGGATCGGAATGCGATGATCCTTTTTGTAAATGTCATTTTTATTGAACTGTACAATGTTATGATTATACTAATTCCATGGATCATATCTTGTTTTGGTGTGTCTAAGGTTTGGCGAGTGTGGTCTCTCTTGGATCTTCTTTTCACACTTTCTGAATCTTCTAATTGGGTTTCGGCTCATTCAATTCTGAATGAGTAGAAATTTTATGTGACAAAGCCcattaaataactaaaaaataataattatgtgTATCTATGAATTTTGTAGAGTGAACTACTAATTCAATCTCTATCTACTTTTAAGAATGACAATGCGACCCCTAAAAATAAAATCGATCTGCTTCGATTCTTGTCCCCGATTTGCGTCACATAAAGCGGTCCCCATACGTTTTTTCCGGCGAGACTTGACGAAAAACACTGAGCTGGTTCATTTGGTGCGTGACCTGTCATATGAGCTGGATGACAAATTCATTTAGTGCTGAGATGAACAAGTTGAAATGGACAGGGGCTAATTTGTCCACCCATTCACCCTAAAAACGACGTCGGTTGCGCAGAAAGCAACGTTTCAGTTGCTTCTGAAACGATGTGTTTCCATAAAACTCCTTTCTCCAGCCTTCACATTTACAACTGAAACGTTACTTTCCGcataaacgacgtcgtttttaGGGTAAAGGGGGTGGACAAATTAGTCCCTGTCTATTTCAACTTGTCCATCTCAGCACTGAAAGAACACGTCATTCAGCTCATATGATAGGTCACGCACCAAACGAGCCAGCTCAGCTTTTTCCGTCAAGTCTCACCAAAGAAAAACACATGGGAACCGCTTTGTGTGACAGAAATTGGAGACAGGGACCGAAacggatttattttattttgaggggTCGCGTTGTTATTCTTGGAAATGGACAGGGACTAGGTTGGTAGTTCACTCTTTTATAAATGCTGACAAAAATAtctatcaaataataaaattaacgttatatccataaaaaaataaattttgtaggataaaaatatctaaatattaatttttattaatttttaaaatttttagattatcctcattatttattttcaacctCAACTCTATCGTTATcgtctcttctttttcaaatttcaagcctttttaaaatatgtgagtacaaatattaaaaaatcaataaaaaaaattcccaacctaaaaaaaagaaaaaaaattatatcaactaaGTTGTTCTAAATAATGGATAATAtgtgttttgaatttttaaacaacaaattgaatttgattcttaaaaaaatagaattaaaaaaatgtttttttaattgaattaagtTCGTATAATAATTCTtaacaaagaaaaactaaaaaaaaaaacttactaAATATATTGAATGACAATCTCATTATCTAATTAAAAAGGATTCTACTAACTCCTGTCAATTTTAACTGAGTTGGACTTTaaaatccataaaaaaataCACTTCAATTACTCAAATTTATCATAAtttagaattatattttatcactttttaatggaagtattttttttattggaccAGTGTCTTTTTATATGGTcgtatcttttttattaaaagtatttttgtaaATGTATCTCGCCGATGTGTCTCCTTATACATATCTTTTAGTGGAAGTATCTTTGATCAAATTGAGAAGGTGAAAACGAGATAGCGAGAGCGCGCTGTGGTGGACGGCGGCGATGCAGATCGCAAGGGGGAGGGTGCCGCAGTGGTCCTGCAGAGGAGAAAATTACGCTTGCAAATAGCGCGTTGTGGCGACGAAAATTTGTTCCGAAGGGCACCGGCACTGGCCAGAGGATCGTCGGGGTAGAGGCCCTGGCGGTGGTGTAGACGCGAACCAGCGCACGCATTTCGAACAGCGCAACTAACGGCACGACGCAGCCGTGGAAGCTCCACGGGGAGGGGATTCCGCATGGCGGTGAAGACGACGGTGGTGAAGGAGGAACGACGTGACGACAAAGACAACAGTGTGTCGAATGGTGTGCGCTGTGTTCCGGTGAGGACGCACGCAAGTTCGATGATGCTGTTGATGACCGAAGAAGGTAATTGTTACTTGATGTACTAGCTTAgcaattagttagttgatttaTTAGTTGTAGCAACAAGTTAGTTAGACAAATAGCCTATAACAGAATTTTTAGTTAGCCCCCTAATTACTCAAACTCAgttggttatatatatatatgattgttGTAACAGTGTAAAGTGTTATTCATCATTCTGTATATTGAGTAAACAAGAACTCTCATTTCTTCTCTCTGTTTTCACTTCTGCTTTGTTCTCACACTCCCCTTGTGCACCTTCAACATGGTGCGGTGAGCGTGGAACCCAAAGGGGTGAGAATAGAAGGAACAATGATTGAGGAAAGAGAAGCTCAGAATTCAAATCAAAGCGCACATCAAGTGTACGATCTGAAACCTAGTGATGGATCCAACTCAAAATTTAGAGCAATTCCAAATGAACCAAGGCAATTCCTTCCAAGGCCTCGATCCTCAAGGTATCGCAGAGTTCTTGAATCAGATCTCATCGATTCAGGCTCACCTTAATAGGAACGGTAGCAACCCTAGTCAAGATTCATTGAGCCACTTCTACCTTCATCCTTCCGAAAATACTGGTATTCCCCTCATCCCTACCATTCTTGATGGCAAGAATTACAGTAGTTGGAGCAATGCGATGTTGTTAGCCCTAAAATCGAAAAGCAAGCTGAAATTTGTTGATGAAAGTTTAAAAAAACCTGATAAGAATGATCCATTGTTCGAACTGTGGGATAGATGTAATACATATTTCTTAGCCTGAATTAAAATCTCACTGAATCCTGAAATCACCCGAAGCGTGATGTGGAAAAATGTTGCATATGAGCTATGGGAGGACCTAAAACGCAGGTACCATGAGGGTGATAGATTTCGAATTACAGAACTGCAGGAGGAGCTATACGGAACAAGACAAGGAGAAATGAGCGGACATAATACTTCACAAAATTGAAGTCGTTGTGGAAAAAATTTGATGATTTCAGGCCAATTCCACCCTGCAATTGTGAATCTGTGTGTACTTGTGGATTAAGAGAAATGCGAAAATATAGAATGAAAGATCATATAACTAGATTCCTAAGAGGACTTAATGAACAGTTTGCGAATGTTAGAGCTCAGGTCATGCTAATGGAACTCTTGCCAAATTTAAAGGTTGTGTTTTTCATGATGACTAGACAAGAAAGGTAAAACCAGACCATGGATGATACCATAGACCCCAAGATCTTATTACACTCTACCAATTCCTTCAACACTGCTGAGGCCTCACAAGGCAGAGGGAGAGAAAAAGGTAGAGGGGTAGATTCCAAGGCTTTGGGAGAGGACAAATGGGAAAAGGTAGAATGCAGTGTTCATACTGTGATAAAGGAGGCCACACAGTGGATGTATATTACAAGAAACATGGTTTTCCTCCTCATCTTAGACAGAGAAATCGGAACTCGAATGGAGGTTTGGGAGCAATGAATTTCAGTGCTGAAATAAATGGCGATGGCATTGACGATTCTGGTTGTGTGGAAGAAAATGAAATTTCCAATGTTGACTTTACTCCAGAGCAGAAATCAGCCCTACTAGCTTTACTATACAGGGGAGAGGCAAAGCAGATCCACAGTGCTAACCAACTCACAACTCTAGAACAAGTACCTCATCAAGGTAACTTGGTGTATATCATGCATTTTAAGTCAAGCGTGTTGGCTTTAAACATTTCTGTATCAAAATATGGTTCTTGGATAATAGATACAGGAGCTACTATTCACGTATGCTATTGCCTAGAAAATTTTCAAACTCATTTCAAGATAGCTCCTATAATCATTCGGTTGCCTAATGGTGCACAAACCATTAGCAACATAGATGGAactatcaaattttcaaacaaattGCACCTCAAAATGCACCACCACTGCCCCTGTTAATGCTGTTAAAACAGTCTTGGATGATAGGTTCAAAATCAAGGATATTGGAGATTTGAAATTCTTTATTGGGGTGGAGGTTGCACATTCTTCTTAATCAAAGAAAGTATGCTATGGACATCTTGAAGGATGCTGGTTTTGAGAACTGTAAGCCTGCTTCTACCCCTATGGACTACAGTACCAAACTCAGCAAAACTGAAGGCGTTCCCCTCTCAGATTCTACGAAATATCGAAAGTTAGTTAGCAAATTGCTCAGTTTGACCAACACCCGACTTGACATTAGCTTTGCCATAAAGTTAAGTCAATACCTTGACCACCCCATTACTTCTCACCTCAGTGCTGTCCATCGAATCCTCAGATACATCAAAATTTCACCTACCACTGGCATAGTATTCTCGGCCACCTCTGATCTCTATGTCACTGGATTTGCTGATTCCGATTGGACGGCATGTCCTGATTCAAGAAGATCTGTGACAGCCTACTGCTTCTACATCGGCACTGCTCTGATTTCATGGAAGAGCAAAAAGCAAGTGACAGTTGCTTGCAGTTTAGCCGAAGCTGAATATCGGGCGCTCGCCGCTGCTACTAAAAAGGCTATTTggcttagtttcattttgaaggACTTAAGAATGCCTCTCACCAAGCCCATCAGCACCTACTGTGACAGCCAATCTGCGATTCACATCGCCTCCAACCCGGTGTTCCACGAGCGCACGAAGCACATAGAGGCCGATTGCCACATTGTACGCGACAAGTTCCAAGAAGGTCTTATTCATCTTCTTCCCATCTCTAACACTGAACAAGTTGCGGACATCCTGACCAAACCGTTGCTTCCGTCTATATTCTCCACACTCTTTGGAAAGTTAGGACTGGTCAACTTACACACTCCTAACTTGAGAAAGGGTGTTACTTGATGTACTAGCTTAgcaattagttagttgatttaTTAGTTGTAGCAACAAGTTAGTTAGACAAGTAGCCTATAACAGAATTCTTAGTTAGCCCCTAATTACTCTAACTCAGTTAGTTAGATGAACAATATATATATCTGATTGTTGTAACAGTATAAAGTGTGATTCATCATTCTGTATATTAAGTAAACAAGAACTCTCATTTCTTCTCTCTGTTCCCATTTCTGCTCTGTTCTCACACTTTCCTTGTGCACCTTCAACAATAATAGAGAATTGAAAATAGCGTAACTCTTGTTACTTCACTTACAAACACTTCCAATGGTTACGAtcctaatttttaaatatctaattaattgatatcaatatctttttaattttaatttaaaaataataaataattattgttGTCAAATGttgattttctatatttttcattcaataatGCTCATACGGTGATCAATCATGCAGTCATTAGTCCTCATACCAATgacaaataataaaagaaaacacatattaatttatttcatgCTAGACATGATCGACtttgcatttaaaaaaaaaaaaggaaaacaatgCTACATGCTAGCATGTCATGCATGCATAATAATTTGGTGCGCCCCACGTTTGTCTATAATACATGTATATACTACTAACCACCAATGCCTCTAATCTTCATGTATATATCACACAGAAGGAAGAAATTTATTATATGACAATTCATATAAAGTGAATATGGCAAATTCTTCCTTCTTCACATTCCTTCTCCTTTTGCTTCTTTACACCATTGTAGCCTCAGCCAACAATCCTAATGATGATGAGACAGTCCCAAGTGACAATGTTTTCACACTCCAAGTTCCAACATTAGATGATAGCATTTTGGataatcttctttcttttggttACTATCTTAAAAGTTGTCCTGAATTTGAATCCATCCTACATAACAAAGTCAAAGTATGGATTCAAAAGGATCACACTTTGGCAGCTAGTCTTCTCAGGTTGCAATTTCATGATTGCGTTGTTAGGGTATGTATGTACTTTTCATAACTATCAAACTAAATTTATTGTCCGTCGCTAACTGATatttaaaagagaaaatttaggactaacacttttattaaaatttgattagtacttaactattaaaagaaaaatgaataatcaTATATCATTAGATATCATCTCATACAACTAAAAACACTGataatgactaattaatgaCTATATATCACAAATTTTACTGACTTCTTAGCATTTCtctatttaaaattctaaagcGTCTTGATAAAGCAACGAGTACCGTGCAAATATGACCCCTGCAAAAATGTgactataattaaaaaaacgTTGCCAGTTTTGTGGttatgcatttttttgttttgacacGCTTTTAAGCGtgataaaatccaaattttttcttatagtgtctaaacattaaatTGTAAATTCTCTAAAGAGGGAGTTAAAGAAATAATTTcgacaataaaaaaatgaactcatttagaaaaaaaaaaccaacacTAGAGATGCTCTTGAATGATTCTTTAAGATCCGAACTCAAATAACTTGATCAATTATTTGATACAGGGTTGTGATGGGTCCATTCTATTGGACCATGATGGGAGTGAGAGAAGAGCAGAAGCAAGCAAGAAGCTGAGGGGGTTTGATGTGATTAATGAGATAAAGGAAGAGTTAGAGAGAAGTTGCCCCAACACAGTGTCTTGTGCTGACATTCTAAGTGCAGCTGCAAGGGATGCCACTGTTGAATTGGGTGGACCCTATTGGGCAGTTCCTTATGGTAGAAAAGATGGCAGAATCTCCATTGCTAAAGAAACTCAAATCATTCCCATTGGCCGTGAAAATATTACTTCTTTGATTGAGTTCTTTCAA from Arachis duranensis cultivar V14167 chromosome 4, aradu.V14167.gnm2.J7QH, whole genome shotgun sequence encodes:
- the LOC107483676 gene encoding peroxidase 7 — its product is MANSSFFTFLLLLLLYTIVASANNPNDDETVPSDNVFTLQVPTLDDSILDNLLSFGYYLKSCPEFESILHNKVKVWIQKDHTLAASLLRLQFHDCVVRGCDGSILLDHDGSERRAEASKKLRGFDVINEIKEELERSCPNTVSCADILSAAARDATVELGGPYWAVPYGRKDGRISIAKETQIIPIGRENITSLIEFFQSKGLTLLDLVVLSGSHTIGRSSCGSIQYRLYNYQGSGKPDPTIDPKYLNFLQRKCRWASESVDLDATTPNNFDNNYYINLSKRMGLLYTDQLLYSDPRTSPLVSALASTPSIFQHQFAVSMSKFGVIDVLTAQDEGEIRTNCNFVNAY